The following proteins are co-located in the Rhodococcus opacus B4 genome:
- a CDS encoding alpha/beta hydrolase, whose amino-acid sequence MDIDWLEPEATARGSVIVVAGRGEHAHVYRRFARRIAFDGYRVAVVENDPAAAARVIAGAEPGLPLTVVGSDSGALTALDLAATHPAVSGVVAAGLLVAGTDAFTGAWDGELEIRSACPVHRGVLSADGALDRGTLGAEAPVATADSLTHVQVPVLVVHGGADALSPVADVLAVTSALPGARVVLVDDGRHDILNDVSHRSVAAEIVQFLERLRLPGTPDILLRERAGALAP is encoded by the coding sequence GTGGACATCGACTGGCTGGAACCCGAAGCGACCGCGCGTGGCTCGGTGATCGTCGTCGCCGGCCGAGGTGAGCATGCTCACGTGTACCGCAGGTTCGCCCGGCGGATCGCCTTCGACGGCTACCGTGTCGCGGTGGTGGAGAACGACCCCGCCGCGGCCGCCCGGGTGATCGCCGGCGCGGAGCCCGGTCTCCCGCTCACCGTCGTCGGGTCGGACAGTGGCGCCCTCACCGCGCTCGACCTCGCCGCCACCCACCCGGCGGTGTCCGGGGTCGTGGCCGCCGGTCTTCTCGTCGCGGGCACCGACGCCTTCACCGGAGCGTGGGACGGCGAACTCGAGATCCGCTCCGCATGTCCGGTGCATCGGGGTGTCCTGTCCGCGGACGGCGCCCTCGACCGCGGGACGCTCGGCGCGGAGGCGCCGGTCGCCACGGCGGATTCGCTGACCCACGTGCAGGTTCCCGTCCTCGTCGTCCACGGCGGCGCCGACGCCCTGAGCCCGGTGGCGGACGTCCTGGCCGTCACGTCCGCGTTGCCGGGCGCGCGGGTGGTCCTCGTCGACGACGGGCGGCACGACATTCTCAACGACGTGTCCCACCGGTCCGTCGCCGCCGAGATCGTGCAGTTCCTCGAGCGTCTGCGACTGCCCGGTACGCCCGACATCCTCCTCCGCGAACGGGCGGGCGCACTCGCGCCGTGA
- a CDS encoding ABC transporter permease, translated as MLTAILRYHSARAALIVLGLIVVLAVLGPALAPFDPLEQDTAAILQGPSGTHWLGTDNVGRDVFSRLLAGSTVSVLSALQCVVVGFLLGVIPGFLSVYLGRSVEWFTLRLMDALITLPFLVFAVAMTALLGNGLAQAMFAVGILIAPAFYRVTRAAALTVANSQYVEAAELMGADTSWIIRRHAVRKVLPAVGVTFAAMTGASLVIVSSLTFLGIGVVPPDPTWGGLLASGLQYLYQVPFGPVVPALLIVATVWALNAIADALRDATGRSSRRAPRKQEVTSDVH; from the coding sequence GTGCTCACAGCAATTCTGCGCTATCACTCCGCCCGCGCCGCGCTGATCGTCCTCGGGCTGATCGTGGTGCTCGCGGTCCTCGGGCCCGCGCTCGCCCCGTTCGACCCGCTCGAGCAGGACACGGCGGCAATCCTGCAGGGCCCGAGCGGAACTCATTGGCTCGGCACCGACAACGTCGGGCGGGACGTGTTCAGCCGGCTGCTGGCGGGTTCGACCGTGTCGGTGCTGTCGGCGCTGCAGTGCGTCGTCGTCGGATTTCTCCTCGGCGTGATCCCCGGCTTCCTGTCGGTGTATCTCGGGCGCAGCGTGGAATGGTTCACGCTCCGCCTGATGGATGCGCTGATCACGCTGCCGTTCCTCGTGTTCGCCGTCGCGATGACCGCGCTGCTCGGAAACGGGCTCGCGCAGGCGATGTTCGCCGTCGGCATCCTCATCGCACCCGCCTTCTACCGGGTCACGCGTGCCGCGGCGCTGACCGTCGCCAACTCCCAGTACGTCGAGGCCGCCGAACTGATGGGCGCCGACACGTCCTGGATCATCCGCCGTCACGCGGTGCGCAAGGTGCTGCCCGCGGTCGGGGTGACGTTCGCCGCGATGACCGGTGCCAGTCTCGTCATCGTGTCTTCGCTGACGTTCCTCGGGATCGGCGTCGTCCCGCCGGACCCGACCTGGGGCGGACTCCTCGCCAGCGGACTGCAGTACCTCTACCAGGTTCCGTTCGGTCCCGTCGTCCCCGCGCTGCTGATCGTGGCGACCGTGTGGGCGCTCAATGCCATCGCCGACGCACTGCGCGATGCGACCGGCCGATCCTCACGACGCGCCCCCAGGAAACAGGAGGTCACCTCGGATGTCCACTGA
- a CDS encoding ABC transporter ATP-binding protein, with the protein MSTDTLVAASAPETIRPGRPVLTVSDLRIALDDGTELVHGVDFSLARGEALGIVGESGSGKSLTCRAILGILPGGLDVTAGSIDFDGIELTGLGRKQWRPLRGTRISAVFQDPASYLNPSIRVGEQLAEALRSTLGLSRADAKRRGLELFRNMGLNDADTVYRQYPHELSGGMLQRVLIAIAVSAEPELLIADEATTALDVTVQAEVLDLLEDLREELGLALVLVSHDLAVVAQVCDSLIVMRDGAVVESGRAQDLLTAPRHEYTRQLVENHREYGLEAFTGKEAARA; encoded by the coding sequence ATGTCCACTGACACACTCGTTGCCGCCTCGGCACCGGAAACCATTCGTCCCGGCAGGCCGGTGCTCACCGTCAGCGATCTGCGCATCGCCCTCGACGACGGCACCGAACTGGTCCACGGCGTCGACTTCTCGCTCGCACGCGGCGAAGCCCTCGGGATCGTCGGTGAATCGGGAAGCGGTAAGTCGCTGACCTGCCGTGCCATCCTCGGAATCCTGCCCGGCGGACTCGACGTCACCGCCGGCTCGATTGATTTCGACGGCATCGAACTCACCGGCCTCGGTCGCAAACAGTGGCGACCGCTGCGGGGAACCCGCATTTCCGCGGTGTTCCAGGACCCGGCGTCCTACCTGAACCCGTCCATCCGCGTGGGCGAACAACTCGCCGAGGCACTCCGGTCCACGCTCGGGCTGTCCCGCGCGGACGCGAAACGTCGCGGGCTCGAACTGTTCCGGAACATGGGGCTGAACGACGCTGACACCGTGTACCGCCAGTACCCGCACGAACTGTCCGGGGGCATGCTCCAGCGGGTGCTCATCGCGATCGCGGTCTCCGCGGAACCCGAACTTCTCATCGCGGACGAGGCGACCACCGCCCTGGACGTCACCGTCCAGGCCGAGGTCCTCGACCTCCTGGAGGACCTGCGCGAAGAACTGGGCCTCGCCCTCGTCCTGGTCTCGCACGACCTCGCGGTGGTGGCCCAGGTCTGCGACAGCCTGATCGTCATGCGGGACGGCGCCGTCGTCGAGTCCGGGCGCGCGCAAGACCTGCTCACCGCGCCGCGGCACGAGTACACCCGCCAACTCGTCGAGAACCACCGCGAATACGGCCTCGAGGCGTTCACCGGGAAGGAGGCCGCTCGTGCCTGA
- a CDS encoding aminotransferase class I/II-fold pyridoxal phosphate-dependent enzyme has protein sequence MSAVLESETIAPEWLLERIDGRTAELADAVADLIRSGELSPGDRLPTVRALAKATDLSVGAIVSAWGRLQERGFVQTRRRGGTVVLPPLDSVPERGIPDWRGVDLAQNAPDLALQPSLSDALLSSLDAETLNVFGRELMTERLRDAVAPGWPFEPEAWATAGGGTEALLLAVEAAAPPGSRVAVDEPLGPGVLDTLRDLGLDAVGVGADCDGPRPDVLDEALTAGAVAFVFQPGAPFAVDHAVSARRTRELADVLRRHPAVWVVEDDSIGPLEPEQPPSLGCELPQRVVRIRSYCKAYGIDVRTSVLGGSRELIEKAMKVRSHGVGSNSRILQNTLAHLIGSADAEHAVTAAHERYASRRTTLLEALIDRGIEAFAGPHSLVVWVTVSDETAALVALARQGISVGAGSRSFVRSPARQLLRLSATQLPDDTELIGQLADVVATAVAESSREFFD, from the coding sequence ATGTCGGCGGTGCTGGAGTCGGAGACGATTGCTCCGGAGTGGTTGCTCGAACGGATCGACGGCCGCACCGCGGAACTGGCGGACGCCGTCGCCGACCTCATCAGGTCGGGTGAGCTGAGTCCCGGCGACCGGCTGCCGACCGTCCGCGCACTCGCGAAAGCGACCGATCTCAGTGTCGGTGCGATCGTCAGCGCGTGGGGCCGGTTGCAGGAACGGGGATTCGTACAGACTCGTCGGCGCGGCGGCACCGTCGTGCTGCCGCCGCTCGACAGTGTGCCCGAACGGGGCATCCCCGACTGGCGCGGCGTCGACCTGGCACAGAATGCGCCCGACCTGGCGCTGCAGCCGTCGCTGTCCGACGCGCTGCTGTCCAGCCTGGACGCCGAGACGTTGAATGTATTCGGACGGGAACTGATGACCGAGCGGCTGCGCGATGCCGTCGCTCCGGGGTGGCCGTTCGAACCGGAGGCGTGGGCGACGGCGGGCGGTGGCACCGAGGCGCTGCTGCTCGCGGTGGAGGCGGCGGCGCCGCCCGGGTCCAGGGTGGCGGTCGACGAACCCCTCGGCCCGGGGGTGCTCGACACCCTCCGCGATCTGGGTCTGGACGCGGTCGGCGTCGGAGCCGACTGCGACGGTCCCCGGCCGGACGTGCTCGACGAGGCCCTGACCGCCGGTGCGGTCGCGTTCGTGTTCCAGCCCGGTGCCCCGTTCGCCGTCGACCACGCGGTCAGCGCGCGGCGCACCCGCGAACTCGCCGACGTGCTGCGACGGCATCCGGCGGTGTGGGTGGTCGAGGACGACTCGATCGGGCCGCTCGAACCGGAACAACCACCTTCTCTCGGATGTGAACTGCCGCAGCGTGTCGTCCGGATCCGCAGCTACTGCAAGGCGTACGGAATCGACGTGCGGACGTCCGTCCTCGGCGGCTCCCGCGAATTGATCGAGAAGGCCATGAAGGTGCGCAGCCACGGCGTCGGCTCGAACAGCCGGATCCTGCAGAACACCCTCGCGCATCTCATCGGCAGCGCGGACGCCGAACACGCGGTCACGGCGGCGCACGAACGCTACGCAAGCAGGCGCACGACGCTGCTCGAGGCCCTGATCGACCGGGGCATCGAGGCTTTCGCGGGCCCGCACAGTCTGGTCGTGTGGGTGACGGTGTCGGACGAGACCGCGGCACTGGTCGCGCTGGCGAGGCAGGGCATCTCCGTGGGCGCGGGATCGCGCTCGTTCGTGCGGTCACCCGCCCGCCAACTCCTGCGCCTGTCGGCCACCCAGTTGCCCGACGACACCGAGCTGATCGGGCAGCTCGCCGACGTCGTCGCGACGGCTGTCGCGGAGTCGTCCCGCGAGTTCTTCGACTGA
- a CDS encoding ABC transporter substrate-binding protein: MSRKSRRIAGAVILGVIVGLVATACGAGSSSDGAEVKWAFNLPTSWDPVTSRTGNDINTISLAYASLTRLDAEGNVEPSLAETWKYNADGTAVTFSLRDGLTFSDGTTLDSQAVKAFFDRGKTQGDSFLRDQLAGVTEVTADSATDVTLHLADADYQIPYLVAGRTGAIASPTAAADPQKLSVWPVGAGPFRITDFVAEDHAYFEKNPDYWDAENIHIDHFELSVAPDPATLVAGVQSGSIDFATLPALQSKEAEAAGLDVTVKPSLAANDVSINLNKAPFDNPKVVEAFRYAFDRQAFVDVITNGLGSTTSQPFPDGYLAFNPEIEKLWNYDPDKASRLLTEAGYAPGQLSIEITAQSAATNRAELVQSQLKKVGVESTIKVVPPGSSTWQSEVYIAKNPQLATDGTIGRESPVQNLLAVYGPEGIMNLSGPHASPEFTAALDAVRRTPLEDPQYKPRLWQAVKVGVEQSPTNYLFSNPWIIVSNPDLKNLNILPSQVRWEGVTVS, encoded by the coding sequence GTGAGCAGAAAGAGCCGGCGGATCGCCGGCGCCGTCATCCTCGGAGTGATCGTCGGTCTCGTTGCCACCGCATGCGGCGCTGGCAGCAGTTCGGACGGCGCCGAGGTCAAGTGGGCGTTCAACCTCCCCACGTCCTGGGATCCGGTGACGAGCCGGACCGGAAACGACATCAACACGATCAGCCTCGCGTATGCGTCGCTGACCCGGCTCGACGCCGAAGGCAACGTCGAACCGTCGCTCGCCGAGACCTGGAAGTACAACGCCGACGGCACCGCGGTGACGTTCAGCCTGCGTGACGGTCTGACCTTCTCCGACGGGACCACCCTCGATTCGCAGGCGGTGAAGGCATTCTTCGACCGCGGCAAGACCCAGGGCGATTCGTTCCTGCGCGATCAGCTCGCCGGCGTCACCGAGGTCACGGCCGACAGCGCCACCGACGTCACGCTGCACCTGGCCGACGCCGACTACCAGATCCCGTATCTGGTCGCCGGGCGCACCGGTGCGATCGCCAGCCCGACCGCGGCGGCCGACCCACAGAAGCTCAGCGTGTGGCCCGTCGGGGCCGGACCTTTCCGGATCACCGATTTCGTCGCCGAGGATCACGCGTACTTCGAGAAGAACCCGGACTACTGGGACGCCGAGAACATCCACATCGACCACTTCGAACTCAGCGTCGCCCCGGACCCGGCCACCCTCGTCGCGGGTGTCCAGTCCGGCTCCATCGATTTCGCGACGCTGCCGGCCCTACAGTCCAAGGAAGCGGAGGCCGCCGGTCTCGACGTGACCGTGAAGCCGTCGCTGGCCGCGAACGACGTGTCCATCAACCTCAACAAGGCCCCGTTCGACAACCCGAAGGTCGTCGAGGCGTTCCGCTACGCATTCGACCGCCAGGCGTTCGTCGACGTCATCACGAACGGTCTGGGGAGCACTACCAGCCAGCCGTTCCCCGACGGGTACCTCGCGTTCAACCCGGAGATCGAGAAGCTCTGGAACTACGACCCCGACAAGGCATCTCGTCTCCTCACCGAGGCGGGCTACGCACCCGGGCAGTTGTCGATCGAGATCACGGCGCAGTCGGCGGCCACCAACCGCGCGGAACTCGTGCAGTCGCAGCTGAAGAAGGTCGGCGTGGAGTCCACGATCAAGGTGGTCCCGCCCGGCTCGTCGACCTGGCAGAGCGAGGTCTACATCGCGAAGAACCCGCAGCTGGCCACGGACGGCACCATCGGGCGTGAATCCCCGGTGCAGAACCTGCTCGCCGTCTACGGCCCGGAAGGGATCATGAACCTCAGCGGCCCGCACGCGTCGCCGGAGTTCACCGCCGCACTCGACGCCGTGCGCCGCACCCCGCTCGAGGACCCGCAGTACAAGCCGCGGTTGTGGCAGGCCGTGAAGGTCGGTGTCGAGCAGTCGCCGACCAACTACCTCTTCAGCAATCCGTGGATCATCGTGTCCAACCCGGATCTGAAGAATCTGAACATCCTGCCATCTCAGGTTCGCTGGGAAGGCGTCACGGTCTCGTGA
- a CDS encoding LLM class flavin-dependent oxidoreductase, whose protein sequence is MHFGYWTPIYGGFLRNLGDEGMPATWDYVKQLSQLADRLGYHTTLVPELYLNDRKGVDAPSLEAWSLSSAILAVTQQLRVMTAVRPGFHLPAVTAKESATITDIAGTTDAGAARFALNVVAAWWEEEARQYGGAFTRHDERYRQATEFVDVLRGLWEHTPFTYQGEHFSVRDSVLSPKPGIHPPVFAGGESESGRESIATFADSYVLHGGTVDEVRAKIADMNARSQRIHQRDMAEFGMSTYIIVRDTEAEARAELERITTVDPHSPGYASFEEFVKNSELDVELSRREYSVGTRGLRPDLVGTPEQVAEKIRAYQDAGLTLLLIQCSPAHEELERIAEQVFPLVPTREYLLTAGG, encoded by the coding sequence ATGCATTTCGGTTACTGGACGCCCATCTACGGCGGCTTCCTGCGCAACCTCGGCGACGAAGGGATGCCCGCCACCTGGGACTACGTCAAACAGCTCTCGCAGCTGGCCGACCGGCTCGGCTACCACACCACCCTCGTGCCCGAGCTCTACCTCAACGACCGCAAGGGCGTCGACGCGCCCAGCCTCGAGGCGTGGTCGCTGTCGTCGGCGATCCTCGCGGTCACCCAACAGCTGCGGGTGATGACGGCGGTGCGCCCCGGATTCCACCTGCCCGCGGTCACCGCGAAGGAATCGGCGACGATCACCGACATCGCCGGCACCACCGACGCCGGGGCGGCGCGGTTCGCGCTCAACGTCGTCGCCGCGTGGTGGGAGGAAGAAGCCCGCCAGTACGGCGGCGCGTTCACCCGGCACGACGAGCGGTACCGGCAGGCCACCGAATTCGTCGACGTACTCCGCGGACTCTGGGAGCACACCCCGTTCACCTACCAGGGCGAGCACTTCAGCGTGCGCGACTCGGTCCTGTCGCCGAAACCCGGAATCCACCCCCCGGTCTTCGCGGGCGGCGAGAGCGAGAGCGGCCGCGAATCCATCGCGACGTTCGCCGACTCGTACGTGCTGCACGGCGGCACCGTCGACGAGGTGCGCGCGAAGATCGCCGACATGAACGCACGGTCGCAGCGAATCCACCAGCGGGACATGGCCGAATTCGGCATGTCCACGTACATCATCGTGCGCGACACCGAAGCCGAGGCCCGCGCCGAACTCGAACGCATCACCACCGTCGACCCCCACTCGCCCGGATACGCGTCGTTCGAGGAGTTCGTGAAGAACTCCGAACTCGACGTCGAACTGTCCAGGCGCGAATACTCCGTCGGCACCCGCGGACTGCGCCCCGATCTCGTCGGCACACCCGAACAGGTCGCGGAGAAGATCCGCGCCTACCAGGACGCCGGCCTCACCCTCCTGCTCATCCAGTGCTCCCCCGCGCACGAGGAACTCGAACGCATCGCCGAGCAGGTGTTCCCGCTCGTCCCCACCCGTGAGTACTTGTTAACCGCCGGCGGTTAA
- a CDS encoding ABC transporter permease: MTTADIEAAGTGRTFALPVPAGALGTAARVVFGTVLIVVPVVLFSTLITFLLGAASGLNPAAGIAGDAATPETIARINAEFGLDKPVWQQYVDWMSSMLSGDLGVSWFSKIPVSELIGERLAVSASIAGVALVIGLVLGVGLGVLAAVYKGSLLDRAITAYTSVASTLPPFVISIGLILVFSVGLHWLPSAGYVPPDENFGRWLSLIIMPAIALSMDVVADIARQLRTGLVAELDQNYVTGAVVRGIGPARILFVHTLRNGSGPALSILGMKIPSLIGGAVVMETMFSMPGFGRLAADSALRGDVPIVQGTLVVAIVFVLFCNIVVNIAQSVLQPATKRRD; this comes from the coding sequence GTGACCACCGCAGACATCGAGGCCGCAGGCACCGGGAGAACCTTCGCTCTCCCGGTGCCTGCGGGCGCGCTCGGCACGGCGGCGCGGGTCGTGTTCGGCACCGTGCTGATCGTGGTCCCGGTCGTCCTGTTCTCCACCCTGATCACGTTCCTGCTCGGTGCGGCCAGCGGGCTGAATCCGGCCGCCGGCATCGCCGGTGACGCCGCCACCCCGGAGACGATCGCCCGCATCAATGCCGAATTCGGGCTGGACAAGCCGGTCTGGCAGCAGTACGTCGACTGGATGTCGAGCATGCTGAGCGGCGACCTCGGTGTCTCGTGGTTCAGCAAGATCCCGGTCAGCGAGCTGATCGGGGAGCGGCTCGCCGTCAGCGCCTCCATCGCGGGGGTCGCGCTGGTGATCGGACTCGTCCTCGGTGTCGGACTCGGGGTGCTCGCCGCCGTCTACAAGGGCAGCCTGCTCGACCGGGCGATCACCGCCTACACGTCGGTGGCCTCGACGCTACCGCCGTTCGTCATCTCGATCGGACTGATCCTCGTCTTCAGCGTCGGGCTGCACTGGCTGCCGTCGGCCGGGTACGTCCCGCCCGACGAGAACTTCGGCCGCTGGCTGTCGTTGATCATCATGCCCGCGATCGCGCTGAGCATGGACGTCGTCGCCGACATCGCGCGGCAACTGCGCACCGGACTGGTCGCGGAACTGGATCAGAACTACGTCACCGGTGCGGTGGTGCGGGGCATCGGTCCGGCGCGGATCCTGTTCGTGCACACCCTGCGCAACGGCAGCGGCCCCGCGCTGTCGATCCTGGGCATGAAGATCCCCAGCCTCATCGGCGGCGCCGTCGTGATGGAGACCATGTTCTCCATGCCCGGCTTCGGTCGTCTCGCCGCCGACTCCGCGCTGCGCGGGGACGTCCCCATCGTCCAGGGAACGCTCGTGGTGGCGATCGTGTTCGTGCTGTTCTGCAACATCGTCGTCAACATCGCCCAGAGCGTTCTGCAGCCGGCCACCAAGCGGAGGGACTGA
- a CDS encoding O-acetylhomoserine aminocarboxypropyltransferase/cysteine synthase family protein: MPETTGFATRQVRTGYQPGTPQNTAIPPIYQSVAYDFGSFDQARDIFSLRRKGNLYSRTGNPTQAVLEQRLADLDGGVAALATGSGQSAVAVALLTLARSGQHIVAARQLYGGTVDLLTDTFADFGIDVTLVDQDDLDAWRAAARPETRAFFAETIGNPVASVLDVRAVADIAHQAGVPLIVDNTVATPYLLRPKDFGADIAVYSATKFIGGHGTSLGGVIVDLGTFDFGAEPRRWTQFTEPYPRIGDLVLWDEFGRDRSAYLVYAKTKVVHDLGPALSPFNSFQLLQGLETLDLRLERQVGSALAIARFLDGHPAVAKVNYPGLPHNRWHDAARRYLPRGAGSVFSFDLAVDDAKVAKFVDSLQLFAIVANIGDARSLVVHPATTTHSHLDETQLRDAGFGYRTVRLSIGLENLEDLVDDLRTSLDAITEE, encoded by the coding sequence ATGCCCGAGACCACAGGGTTCGCGACCCGGCAGGTCCGCACCGGCTATCAACCCGGCACGCCGCAGAACACCGCGATCCCCCCGATCTACCAATCGGTTGCCTACGACTTCGGCAGCTTCGACCAGGCGCGGGACATCTTTTCCCTGCGCCGGAAGGGAAACCTGTACAGCCGCACCGGGAACCCCACCCAGGCCGTGCTCGAGCAGCGTCTCGCCGACCTCGACGGCGGTGTCGCCGCACTGGCCACGGGTTCCGGGCAGTCCGCCGTCGCGGTCGCACTCCTCACCCTCGCCAGGTCGGGGCAGCACATCGTCGCGGCGCGGCAGCTGTACGGCGGAACCGTCGACCTCCTGACCGATACATTTGCGGACTTCGGAATCGACGTCACCCTCGTCGACCAGGACGACCTCGACGCCTGGCGTGCGGCCGCCCGCCCCGAGACCCGGGCCTTCTTCGCCGAGACGATCGGCAACCCCGTCGCCTCCGTCCTCGACGTTCGGGCCGTCGCCGACATCGCGCATCAGGCCGGGGTTCCGCTGATCGTCGACAACACGGTCGCCACCCCGTATCTGCTCCGCCCCAAGGACTTCGGCGCCGACATCGCCGTGTACTCGGCTACCAAGTTCATCGGCGGGCACGGAACGTCGCTGGGCGGTGTGATCGTGGACCTCGGCACGTTCGACTTCGGCGCGGAGCCGCGGCGGTGGACCCAGTTCACCGAGCCGTACCCGCGGATCGGCGACCTCGTGCTGTGGGACGAGTTCGGTCGCGACCGGAGCGCCTATCTGGTGTACGCGAAGACGAAGGTCGTCCACGACCTCGGACCCGCACTGTCCCCGTTCAATTCGTTCCAGCTGCTGCAGGGGCTGGAGACGCTGGACCTGAGGCTGGAGCGGCAGGTCGGTTCGGCGCTGGCCATCGCCCGGTTCCTGGACGGTCATCCCGCGGTCGCGAAGGTCAACTACCCCGGCCTGCCGCACAACCGGTGGCACGACGCCGCCCGCCGGTACCTGCCGCGGGGCGCCGGCTCGGTGTTCTCCTTCGATCTCGCCGTCGACGACGCGAAGGTCGCGAAGTTCGTCGACTCGCTGCAACTGTTCGCCATCGTCGCCAACATCGGCGACGCCCGTTCCCTGGTGGTGCATCCCGCGACCACCACGCACAGCCACCTCGACGAGACGCAACTCCGCGACGCCGGATTCGGCTACCGCACCGTCCGATTGTCCATCGGACTGGAGAACCTGGAAGACCTCGTCGACGATCTGCGCACGTCGCTCGACGCCATCACGGAGGAATGA
- a CDS encoding LLM class flavin-dependent oxidoreductase, with protein sequence MTRRQLKLGAVLTPTGGPGHPYTWLDPEIPGDASVDIDWYIEYARLAEQARFDLVFIVDSQFITPDSPPHYLNRLEPLTLLSALAVATKHIGLVGTLTTSFNQPFNLARRFASLDLISRGRAGWNVVTSGDSGTAGNYGLEEHYDYATRYGRALEHVEVVKALWDSYEDDAFPRDREARRFLDADKLHTLGHRGEHFSVVGPLNIERSRQGQPVIFQAGDSDQGRDLGARIADGIFTHAPSFEAGAAFYADIKTRAAAYGRAPEDIVVLPGVTVTVGDTDADAREIERATQLADNDFGKSLRELGRPFGWHDFRQYDLDAPFPTEALKDAERSFYTQAKKITDLAVGRGLTLRQTIEALSAPKTSPFTGSAETVANELQRWLDGRALDGINIHIGHPAQFRRFVDEVLPILRERGVVREDYEQDTLRGNLGLPFAENRYTRARREGTDPAPLPGTTAPLSASV encoded by the coding sequence ATGACGAGACGGCAACTGAAACTGGGAGCTGTCCTCACCCCCACGGGTGGACCCGGGCACCCGTACACCTGGCTGGATCCGGAGATCCCCGGCGACGCCAGCGTCGACATCGACTGGTACATCGAATACGCACGTCTGGCCGAGCAGGCACGGTTCGACCTCGTGTTCATCGTCGACAGCCAGTTCATCACGCCCGACTCGCCGCCGCACTACCTGAACCGGCTCGAGCCGCTGACGCTGCTGTCGGCGCTCGCCGTGGCCACGAAGCACATCGGGCTCGTCGGCACCCTGACCACGTCGTTCAACCAGCCGTTCAACCTCGCGCGACGGTTCGCGTCCCTCGACCTGATCAGCCGCGGCCGCGCCGGCTGGAACGTGGTCACCAGTGGCGACTCGGGCACCGCCGGAAACTACGGCCTCGAGGAGCATTACGACTACGCCACCCGCTACGGCCGGGCCCTCGAACACGTCGAGGTCGTCAAGGCGCTGTGGGACTCCTACGAGGACGACGCGTTTCCGCGCGACCGCGAGGCCCGCCGCTTCCTCGACGCGGACAAGCTGCACACCCTGGGCCACCGGGGCGAGCACTTCTCGGTGGTGGGCCCGCTCAATATCGAACGCTCACGGCAGGGGCAGCCGGTGATCTTCCAGGCCGGCGACTCCGACCAGGGCCGCGACCTCGGGGCGCGCATCGCCGACGGGATCTTCACGCACGCACCCAGTTTCGAGGCGGGAGCTGCGTTCTACGCCGACATCAAGACCCGCGCCGCGGCGTACGGGCGCGCCCCCGAAGACATCGTGGTCCTGCCCGGCGTCACCGTCACCGTGGGCGACACCGACGCCGACGCCCGCGAGATCGAACGCGCAACCCAGCTGGCGGACAACGACTTCGGCAAGTCCCTGCGGGAACTGGGCCGTCCCTTCGGCTGGCACGACTTCCGGCAGTACGACCTCGACGCACCGTTCCCCACGGAGGCACTGAAGGACGCCGAGCGGAGTTTTTACACGCAGGCGAAGAAGATCACCGACCTCGCTGTCGGCCGCGGGCTGACGCTGCGCCAGACCATCGAGGCGCTCAGCGCGCCGAAGACGTCGCCGTTCACCGGCAGCGCCGAAACCGTCGCGAACGAACTGCAGCGCTGGCTGGACGGCCGCGCCCTCGACGGCATCAACATCCACATCGGTCACCCGGCCCAGTTCCGCCGCTTCGTCGACGAGGTGCTGCCGATCCTGCGTGAGCGCGGGGTGGTCCGGGAGGACTACGAGCAGGACACGTTGCGCGGCAACCTCGGCCTGCCGTTCGCGGAGAACCGCTACACCCGGGCGCGGCGTGAGGGTACCGACCCGGCCCCGCTGCCCGGCACCACCGCGCCGCTGTCCGCGAGCGTCTGA